One [Clostridium] saccharolyticum WM1 DNA segment encodes these proteins:
- a CDS encoding BaiN/RdsA family NAD(P)/FAD-dependent oxidoreductase: MNTVLIVGGGAAGMLAGIAAAMKGSTVHIFEKNEKLGKKVYITGKGRCNVTNACDTEELFGHVVTNAKFLYSSFYGFTNFDMMHLLEELGCPLKIERGNRVFPASDKSSDVIKALTKRLLELGVSIHYRTQVERLLVEDGILRGLVLKDGGKKTKVYGDSVIVACGGLSYQATGSTGDGYEMAKEAGHSVTSLSPALVPFLVEEPVVKELQGLSLRNVEAVVLKGKKVIYKEFGEMLFTHYGVSGPVLLSASSYAVKELKKGPLTLSIDLKPALSEEQLDSRILRDFEEAVNKQFKNSLDHLYPSKLVPVMVDASGISPEKRVNEITREERQRLVRVTKDFRLTLTGLRGYHEAIITQGGISVKEVNPSTLESKLLPSLYFAGEVLDLDGVTGGFNLQIAWSTGWAAGSAAGEENSKDEKSL, encoded by the coding sequence ATGAATACGGTTTTGATCGTGGGCGGTGGCGCTGCAGGGATGCTGGCTGGGATAGCAGCAGCCATGAAGGGCAGTACCGTCCACATTTTTGAAAAGAATGAAAAACTTGGCAAAAAAGTCTATATCACCGGCAAGGGGCGCTGCAATGTTACCAATGCCTGTGATACTGAAGAGCTGTTCGGTCATGTAGTAACCAATGCAAAGTTCCTTTACAGCAGCTTTTACGGCTTTACCAATTTTGATATGATGCACCTTTTGGAAGAGTTGGGCTGCCCTTTAAAAATAGAGAGAGGGAACCGGGTATTTCCGGCTTCCGACAAATCTTCGGATGTAATAAAGGCTCTTACAAAAAGACTTCTGGAGCTTGGCGTCTCCATTCATTACCGAACCCAGGTGGAAAGACTTCTGGTGGAGGATGGGATTCTCCGGGGACTGGTTTTAAAAGATGGCGGGAAAAAGACAAAGGTGTATGGAGATTCTGTGATCGTAGCCTGCGGCGGCTTGTCCTATCAGGCCACCGGTTCCACTGGAGACGGCTATGAGATGGCAAAGGAAGCCGGCCATAGTGTCACCTCCTTATCTCCGGCCCTGGTTCCATTTTTAGTGGAAGAACCGGTGGTAAAGGAGCTGCAGGGCCTGTCTCTTCGCAATGTGGAGGCCGTGGTATTAAAAGGGAAAAAGGTGATTTATAAGGAGTTTGGGGAAATGCTGTTCACCCATTACGGAGTCAGCGGGCCGGTCCTTTTAAGCGCCAGCAGCTATGCGGTTAAAGAGTTAAAGAAAGGGCCTTTGACCCTTTCCATTGATTTAAAGCCGGCTCTTTCCGAGGAGCAGCTTGACTCCAGGATTCTGCGGGATTTTGAAGAGGCTGTCAACAAGCAGTTTAAAAATTCCCTGGATCATTTATATCCTTCCAAGCTGGTTCCTGTTATGGTGGATGCAAGCGGAATATCACCGGAGAAAAGGGTCAATGAGATCACCAGGGAGGAGCGTCAGAGGCTGGTCCGGGTGACCAAGGACTTTCGTTTGACCCTTACGGGACTTCGGGGGTATCATGAGGCCATTATTACCCAGGGAGGCATTTCCGTCAAAGAGGTGAATCCTTCCACCCTGGAATCAAAGCTTCTTCCCAGCTTGTATTTTGCTGGGGAAGTGCTGGATCTTGACGGGGTGACAGGAGGGTTTAATCTGCAGATCGCCTGGTCTACCGGTTGGGCGGCCGGAAGCGCTGCCGGAGAGGAGAATTCAAAGGATGAAAAAAGTTTATAA
- the cmk gene encoding (d)CMP kinase, giving the protein MKKVYNIAVDGPAGAGKSTIARSVAEKLNFVYVDTGAMYRAMALHFLRNGIPAADEAAISKSAEEVDVTISYENGMQQVILNGENVSGLIRRPEVSSMASAVSIYMPVRRKLVELQKNLASKENVIMDGRDIGTCVLPHADLKIYLTASSQVRAKRRYEELTAKGEECSLKNIESDIIERDYRDMNREHSPLKQAEDAVLVDTSAMTIPQVVDRILQLFYERNMEGGSPWK; this is encoded by the coding sequence ATGAAAAAAGTTTATAATATAGCTGTGGATGGACCGGCAGGAGCGGGAAAAAGCACCATTGCCAGATCGGTTGCAGAAAAGCTTAACTTTGTTTATGTGGACACAGGAGCAATGTACCGGGCCATGGCCCTGCATTTTTTAAGAAACGGGATACCGGCAGCCGACGAAGCAGCCATTTCGAAGTCGGCGGAAGAGGTGGACGTGACCATATCCTACGAAAATGGGATGCAGCAGGTGATTCTAAACGGAGAAAACGTTTCAGGACTTATCAGGAGGCCGGAGGTCAGCTCCATGGCTTCTGCTGTTTCCATCTATATGCCGGTCCGAAGAAAGCTGGTGGAGCTTCAAAAGAATCTGGCCTCAAAGGAAAATGTCATCATGGATGGCCGGGACATTGGTACCTGTGTCCTTCCCCATGCGGATCTTAAAATATATTTAACAGCCAGCAGCCAGGTCCGGGCCAAAAGACGTTATGAGGAGCTTACGGCAAAAGGAGAGGAGTGCAGTCTCAAGAACATTGAGTCGGATATCATTGAACGGGATTACCGGGATATGAACCGGGAGCATTCTCCCTTAAAGCAGGCAGAGGATGCCGTTCTTGTAGATACCTCCGCCATGACCATTCCTCAAGTTGTGGACCGGATCCTTCAACTGTTTTATGAAAGGAATATGGAAGGAGGCAGCCCATGGAAGTAA
- the ispH gene encoding 4-hydroxy-3-methylbut-2-enyl diphosphate reductase: MEVIVAKTAGFCFGVKRAVDQVYEQLKRDDKPICTYGPIIHNEEVVRDLEEKGVRVIRSEEELEMIRDAVVVIRSHGVGRRIYEIMEKNGIEIVDATCPYVKKIHRIAEEQNRAGRRLIIIGNESHPEVEGIKGWGNDNTLVVETPEQVERLPLSEGEKLCIVSQTTFNYNKFQDLVEKISETRYDILVLNTICNATQERQVEAKRIASEVDAMIVIGGKSSSNTQKLYDICRRECKNTYYIQTLGDLDPDCGNSVRSVGITAGASTPNYIIEEVHTNVRVKF, from the coding sequence ATGGAAGTAATTGTTGCCAAAACCGCCGGATTCTGTTTTGGAGTAAAGCGGGCGGTGGATCAGGTATATGAACAACTGAAACGGGATGATAAGCCAATCTGTACTTACGGACCCATCATCCACAACGAGGAAGTGGTCCGTGATCTGGAGGAAAAAGGAGTCAGGGTGATCCGTTCGGAGGAAGAGCTTGAGATGATCCGGGACGCAGTGGTGGTCATAAGATCCCATGGAGTGGGGAGGCGTATTTATGAGATCATGGAAAAAAATGGAATCGAAATTGTAGACGCTACCTGCCCTTATGTAAAGAAAATCCACAGGATCGCTGAGGAGCAGAATCGGGCGGGAAGAAGGCTCATTATCATCGGAAATGAATCCCACCCGGAGGTGGAAGGTATTAAAGGCTGGGGAAATGACAATACTTTAGTGGTGGAAACACCCGAGCAAGTGGAAAGATTACCTCTGTCGGAAGGGGAAAAGCTGTGTATTGTATCACAGACGACATTTAATTACAATAAATTTCAAGATTTAGTTGAAAAAATTTCGGAAACGAGGTATGATATACTTGTTTTAAATACGATTTGCAATGCAACACAGGAAAGACAGGTGGAAGCAAAGCGGATAGCTTCAGAAGTGGATGCCATGATTGTCATTGGCGGAAAAAGTAGTTCCAATACCCAGAAGCTGTACGATATATGCCGAAGGGAGTGTAAGAATACTTACTATATCCAGACACTAGGTGATTTAGATCCTGATTGTGGAAATTCTGTGCGCAGCGTAGGTATTACAGCCGGGGCTTCAACCCCGAATTATATTATCGAGGAGGTTCATACTAATGTCAGAGTTAAGTTTTGA
- the rpsA gene encoding 30S ribosomal protein S1 — MSELSFEQMLEESLKTIRTGEIVTGKVIDVKEDEIVLNIGYKSDGIIPRSEYTDNQNLDLTTAVQVGEEMEAKVIKVNDGEGQVALSYKRLAADRGNKRLEEAFENHEVLTAKVAQVLDGGLSVVVEGARVFIPASLVSDTYEKDLSKYADKEIEFIITEFNPKRRRIIGDRKQIMVAKRAELQKELFDRIHTGDVVEGTIKNVTDFGAFIDLGGADGLLHISEMSWGRVESPKKAFKAGEKIKVLVKDINGDKIALSLKFPETNPWKDASSKYAVGNVVSGKVARMTDFGAFVELEPGVDALLHVSQISKEHVDKPADVLAIGQEIEARVVDFNEGDKKISLSIKALQSQEETFTEDAPVYSDEV; from the coding sequence ATGTCAGAGTTAAGTTTTGAACAAATGTTAGAAGAATCATTGAAAACTATACGTACAGGAGAGATCGTCACTGGTAAAGTCATCGACGTAAAGGAAGATGAAATCGTCTTGAATATAGGTTACAAGTCCGACGGCATCATTCCGCGTAGTGAATACACGGATAACCAGAATTTAGATCTTACAACCGCTGTACAGGTTGGAGAGGAAATGGAAGCCAAAGTCATAAAGGTAAACGATGGCGAAGGCCAGGTTGCCCTGTCTTACAAGAGACTGGCAGCAGACAGAGGCAATAAGAGATTGGAAGAAGCATTTGAAAACCACGAGGTACTTACTGCAAAAGTTGCGCAGGTACTTGACGGTGGTTTAAGTGTGGTTGTAGAGGGTGCAAGAGTTTTCATTCCTGCAAGTCTGGTTTCTGATACTTATGAGAAGGATTTATCCAAGTATGCAGACAAGGAAATTGAATTCATCATTACCGAGTTTAATCCAAAGAGAAGAAGAATCATCGGCGACAGAAAGCAGATCATGGTTGCTAAGAGAGCCGAGCTTCAGAAAGAATTATTTGATAGAATCCATACAGGTGATGTAGTAGAAGGTACCATCAAGAATGTAACTGATTTCGGTGCATTCATTGACCTTGGCGGTGCTGACGGCCTGCTTCATATATCTGAAATGAGCTGGGGCAGAGTAGAGAGCCCGAAGAAAGCATTCAAGGCCGGAGAGAAAATTAAGGTTCTGGTTAAGGATATCAACGGAGATAAAATTGCTCTTAGCTTAAAGTTCCCGGAAACCAATCCGTGGAAGGATGCATCTTCAAAATATGCAGTAGGAAACGTAGTAAGCGGAAAGGTTGCACGTATGACTGATTTCGGCGCATTCGTTGAGCTGGAGCCAGGGGTTGATGCACTGCTTCACGTATCCCAGATTTCTAAGGAGCATGTTGATAAGCCGGCAGATGTTCTGGCAATCGGCCAGGAGATCGAGGCAAGAGTCGTTGATTTCAACGAAGGCGACAAGAAGATCAGCTTAAGCATCAAGGCTCTTCAGTCACAGGAAGAGACATTTACAGAGGATGCACCGGTATATTCTGACGAAGTTTAA